The Georgenia faecalis genome includes a window with the following:
- the rpsB gene encoding 30S ribosomal protein S2, which produces MAVVTMRQLLESGVHFGHQTRRWNPKMKRFIFTERNGIYIIDLQKSLADIDNAYSFVKETVAHGGTILFIGTKKQAQEAVAEQAARVGMPYVNQRWLGGMLTNFGTVNKRLQRLKELEQIDFDDVAASGRTKKELLMMRREKDKLERTLGGIRDMAKVPSAVWIVDTNKEHLAVAEARKLNIPVVAILDTNCDPDLVDYGIPGNDDAIRAVGLLTRVIADAAAEGLVIRHSGGSGDAAAPAAEPLAEWERELLAAHEADQSTQASVVQAEAPAADVEAAQHVAGATNSAEDVVAAAEATEATEAPAPVAGADSADTTQVADNSVAAQDAAAAASESTPAPDTTSEQA; this is translated from the coding sequence ATGGCCGTCGTCACCATGCGCCAGCTCCTCGAGAGCGGCGTGCATTTCGGGCACCAGACCCGCCGTTGGAACCCGAAGATGAAGCGCTTCATCTTCACGGAGCGCAACGGGATCTACATCATCGACCTCCAGAAGTCGCTCGCCGACATCGACAACGCGTACTCCTTCGTCAAGGAGACCGTGGCCCACGGCGGGACCATCCTCTTCATCGGCACGAAGAAGCAGGCTCAGGAGGCCGTCGCCGAGCAGGCCGCGCGCGTGGGCATGCCCTACGTCAACCAGCGCTGGCTCGGTGGCATGCTCACCAACTTCGGCACCGTGAACAAGCGCCTCCAGCGCCTCAAGGAGCTCGAGCAGATCGACTTCGACGACGTCGCCGCGAGCGGCCGGACGAAGAAGGAGCTGCTCATGATGCGCCGCGAGAAGGACAAGCTCGAGCGCACCCTCGGCGGTATCCGCGACATGGCCAAGGTCCCCTCGGCCGTGTGGATCGTCGACACGAACAAGGAGCACCTCGCCGTCGCCGAGGCGCGCAAGCTCAACATCCCCGTCGTCGCGATCCTCGACACCAACTGCGACCCGGACCTCGTCGACTACGGCATCCCCGGCAACGACGACGCCATCCGCGCCGTCGGCCTGCTCACGCGGGTCATCGCCGACGCCGCCGCCGAGGGCCTCGTCATCCGCCACTCCGGTGGTTCCGGCGACGCCGCGGCCCCCGCGGCCGAGCCGCTGGCGGAGTGGGAGCGCGAGCTCCTCGCCGCCCACGAGGCCGACCAGAGCACCCAGGCCTCCGTCGTCCAGGCCGAGGCCCCCGCGGCCGACGTCGAGGCGGCCCAGCACGTCGCCGGCGCGACCAACTCCGCCGAGGACGTCGTCGCCGCAGCCGAGGCCACCGAGGCCACCGAGGCTCCCGCCCCGGTTGCCGGCGCCGACAGCGCCGACACCACCCAGGTCGCCGACAACTCCGTCGCCGCCCAGGACGCCGCCGCCGCGGCGTCGGAGTCCACCCCGGCGCCGGACACGACGTCCGAGCAGGCCTGA
- a CDS encoding M23 family metallopeptidase, translating into MVTTTGPTAATVAGLALAALAWLAGPLAPGAAPEPRSAAVLADPARAPSAPPAPLAAGPPSGLSAPVEVAYQWPTGAEVPVARPFDRPAQPWASGHRGVDLTLGEGAPVHAAGDGVVAFAGVVVDRPVVSVQHADGIRTTYEPVAAAVAAGTSVRAGQVIGTLALPHHCGDRACLHWGARRGADDYVDPLSLLQREVVIRLLPG; encoded by the coding sequence ATGGTCACCACCACCGGCCCCACCGCCGCCACCGTCGCCGGGCTGGCGCTCGCCGCGCTGGCCTGGCTGGCCGGACCGCTGGCGCCGGGTGCGGCACCGGAGCCCCGCTCGGCGGCCGTCCTGGCCGACCCGGCGCGGGCGCCGTCGGCCCCACCGGCGCCGCTCGCCGCCGGCCCACCGTCGGGCCTCTCGGCGCCGGTGGAGGTGGCGTACCAGTGGCCCACCGGGGCGGAGGTGCCCGTCGCCCGTCCCTTCGACCGGCCGGCCCAGCCGTGGGCCAGCGGGCACCGCGGCGTCGACCTCACGCTCGGGGAGGGGGCACCCGTGCACGCGGCCGGCGACGGCGTGGTGGCGTTCGCGGGCGTCGTCGTCGACCGGCCGGTCGTCTCCGTCCAGCACGCCGACGGCATCCGCACCACCTACGAGCCCGTCGCCGCCGCCGTCGCCGCAGGCACGAGCGTGCGTGCCGGCCAGGTGATCGGCACGCTCGCGCTCCCCCACCACTGCGGCGACCGCGCGTGCCTGCACTGGGGCGCCCGCCGGGGCGCGGACGACTACGTCGACCCGCTGAGCCTGCTGCAGCGTGAGGTGGTCATCCGGCTCCTGCCGGGCTGA
- a CDS encoding tyrosine-type recombinase/integrase, with amino-acid sequence MDRDALLDEFRRFLAVQRGLSEHTVRAYLADVANLLGTLVPDDVAGAEDEAGADGSPPADTPEPDRAQVDLVLLDLTALRSWLAGQAAAGRSRSTLARRAAAARTFTTWAHRRGHLGADVGLRLLSPRPDSRVPTILAVGEAADLLATAGELAEDGDPAHLRDWAALELLYAAGVRVSELVGADVADVDRRERTLRVLGKGAKERVVPFGVPAARALDAWLDRGRPALATDTSPPALFLGARGGRLGVRAVRERVHALTALAGVHDLAPHGLRHSAATHLLDGGSDLRTVQEVLGHTSLATTQRYTHVSAERLRAAYAQAHPRA; translated from the coding sequence GTGGACCGCGACGCGCTGCTCGACGAGTTCCGACGCTTCCTCGCCGTCCAGCGAGGACTGTCGGAGCACACGGTGCGCGCCTACCTCGCCGACGTCGCCAACCTGCTCGGCACCCTGGTGCCCGACGACGTCGCCGGTGCGGAAGACGAGGCGGGCGCCGACGGATCGCCGCCCGCGGACACCCCCGAGCCGGACCGTGCGCAGGTCGACCTCGTCCTCCTCGACCTCACCGCCCTGCGCTCGTGGCTGGCCGGTCAGGCCGCCGCCGGCCGTTCCCGCTCCACACTGGCCCGCCGCGCCGCGGCCGCCCGGACCTTCACCACGTGGGCGCACCGGCGGGGCCACCTGGGCGCCGACGTCGGCCTCCGGCTGCTCAGCCCGCGCCCGGACTCCCGGGTGCCGACGATCCTCGCCGTCGGGGAGGCCGCGGACCTGCTGGCCACCGCGGGCGAGCTCGCCGAGGACGGTGACCCGGCCCACCTGCGCGACTGGGCCGCCCTCGAGCTGCTCTACGCCGCCGGGGTGCGGGTGAGCGAGCTCGTCGGCGCGGACGTTGCCGACGTCGACCGTCGCGAGCGGACCCTGCGGGTGCTCGGCAAGGGCGCAAAGGAGCGGGTCGTCCCCTTCGGGGTCCCGGCCGCTCGGGCCCTCGACGCCTGGCTGGACCGCGGACGACCGGCCCTGGCGACCGACACCTCGCCTCCGGCGCTGTTCCTCGGCGCCCGCGGCGGCCGCCTCGGCGTCCGCGCGGTGCGCGAACGGGTCCACGCCCTCACGGCGCTCGCGGGCGTCCACGACCTCGCCCCCCACGGCCTGCGCCACTCCGCCGCGACCCACCTCCTCGACGGCGGCTCCGACCTGCGCACCGTCCAGGAGGTCCTCGGGCACACGTCGCTGGCGACGACCCAGCGCTACACCCACGTCTCGGCCGAGCGGCTGCGGGCGGCGTACGCCCAGGCCCACCCCCGGGCCTGA
- the dprA gene encoding DNA-processing protein DprA yields MAELPFDVTDARLAAAAWSRIAEPGDTDAGALLAHLGPVEALGWLVHAAAGSGQAAVGGGRAGRPGVERAVGRWAPRLEGLDIRRELDRLAALGGRLVVRGDEEWPGGLDDLGHRAPVALWVRGAASLGLLARAVALVGARASTSYGEHVAVQAAMGLGERGVSVVSGGAYGIDAAAHRGALAVEAPTVAILAGGVDRLYPTGNTALLEQVLASGAVVAEVPPGSVPMRSRFLERNRLIAAGSRACVVVEAAWRSGALSTAAHAAALLRPVGAVPGPVTSMASAGCHRLLRETDAVCVTDAAEILELVGPIGAALAPEPEVARGLLDGLDPVCARVLDALPARGAAPAPNVVRASGLSPGEVRSALGRLELAGRVERNGGAWRRSRPAPRHPTLS; encoded by the coding sequence ATGGCTGAGCTGCCCTTCGACGTCACGGACGCGCGCCTGGCGGCCGCGGCGTGGAGCCGCATCGCCGAGCCGGGCGACACCGACGCGGGCGCGCTGCTCGCCCACCTGGGGCCGGTCGAGGCGCTGGGGTGGCTGGTCCACGCCGCTGCGGGGTCGGGGCAGGCGGCGGTGGGCGGTGGGCGGGCCGGGCGTCCGGGCGTCGAGCGGGCGGTCGGCCGGTGGGCGCCGCGTCTGGAGGGCCTGGACATCCGCCGCGAGCTCGACCGGCTCGCCGCGCTGGGCGGGCGGCTGGTGGTGCGGGGGGACGAGGAGTGGCCGGGCGGCCTCGACGACCTCGGCCACCGGGCCCCCGTCGCCCTGTGGGTCCGCGGGGCTGCTTCTCTGGGCCTGCTCGCCCGGGCGGTCGCCCTCGTCGGCGCCCGGGCGAGCACGAGCTACGGCGAGCACGTGGCCGTCCAGGCGGCGATGGGCCTGGGGGAGCGCGGGGTGAGCGTCGTCTCCGGCGGCGCGTACGGCATCGACGCCGCGGCCCACCGAGGCGCGCTCGCGGTCGAGGCCCCCACGGTGGCGATCCTCGCCGGTGGCGTCGACCGGCTCTACCCGACGGGCAACACCGCGCTCCTCGAGCAGGTGCTGGCGAGCGGCGCGGTCGTCGCGGAGGTGCCGCCGGGAAGCGTGCCCATGCGCTCGCGGTTCCTCGAGCGGAACCGGCTCATCGCCGCCGGGAGCCGGGCCTGCGTCGTCGTCGAGGCGGCCTGGCGTTCCGGGGCGCTGAGCACCGCGGCCCACGCCGCCGCGCTGCTCCGGCCGGTGGGGGCCGTGCCCGGTCCCGTGACGTCGATGGCGTCCGCGGGGTGCCACCGGCTCCTGCGGGAGACCGACGCCGTGTGCGTCACCGACGCCGCGGAGATCCTCGAGCTCGTCGGACCGATCGGCGCGGCCCTCGCGCCCGAGCCCGAGGTGGCTCGCGGGCTCCTCGACGGCCTCGACCCGGTGTGCGCGCGGGTCCTCGACGCGCTCCCGGCCCGCGGCGCCGCACCGGCGCCCAACGTCGTCCGGGCGAGCGGGCTCAGCCCGGGGGAGGTGCGCTCGGCGCTGGGCCGACTGGAGCTGGCCGGGAGGGTGGAGCGCAACGGCGGAGCGTGGCGCCGTTCGCGCCCGGCCCCGCGTCACCCCACCCTCTCGTGA